A single region of the Thermococcus sp. Bubb.Bath genome encodes:
- a CDS encoding M42 family metallopeptidase — protein sequence MVDFELLKKIIESPGVSGFENYGVRDAVIEAFKPYVDEIRVDKLGNVIAHKKGKGPKVMLAAHMDQIGLMVTHIEKNGFLRVAPVGGVDPRTLIAQRFKVWVGPGKFVYGVGGSVPPHIQKPEERNKAPTWDQVFIDIGAESKEEAEEMGAKIGTVITWDGRLERLGKHRLISLAHDDRIAVYILVEAARQLTETDADVYFVGTVQEEVGLRGARVSAFGIDPDYGFALDVTIAADVPGTPEHKQITQLGKGVAIKIMDRSVICHPTIVRWMEELAKKNEIPYQWDILTGGGTDAGVIHLNKEGVPSGGISIPARYIHSNTEVVDERDVDAAVKLTVKVLEEIPNLKL from the coding sequence ATGGTTGATTTTGAACTCCTGAAAAAAATCATAGAATCCCCAGGAGTCTCCGGTTTTGAGAACTACGGTGTCAGGGACGCCGTAATTGAGGCTTTCAAGCCCTACGTCGATGAGATAAGGGTTGACAAGCTGGGCAACGTTATAGCCCACAAGAAGGGGAAGGGCCCGAAGGTCATGCTCGCGGCCCATATGGACCAGATCGGTCTCATGGTCACCCACATTGAGAAGAACGGCTTCCTCCGTGTTGCCCCCGTTGGCGGCGTTGACCCGAGGACCCTCATAGCCCAGCGCTTCAAGGTGTGGGTCGGCCCAGGGAAATTCGTCTACGGTGTCGGCGGAAGCGTTCCCCCACACATTCAGAAGCCTGAGGAGAGGAACAAGGCCCCGACCTGGGACCAGGTCTTCATAGACATCGGCGCCGAGAGCAAGGAAGAAGCCGAGGAGATGGGCGCTAAGATAGGCACCGTCATCACCTGGGACGGAAGACTTGAGAGGCTTGGAAAGCACCGCCTGATAAGCCTTGCTCACGACGACAGGATAGCGGTTTACATTCTCGTTGAGGCCGCCAGGCAGCTGACCGAGACCGACGCCGACGTCTACTTCGTGGGCACGGTTCAGGAGGAGGTCGGCCTCAGGGGCGCGAGGGTTTCAGCATTTGGCATCGACCCGGACTACGGCTTCGCCCTTGATGTTACCATCGCTGCCGACGTTCCAGGAACGCCGGAGCACAAGCAGATAACCCAGCTTGGAAAGGGAGTTGCGATAAAGATTATGGACCGCTCCGTTATCTGCCACCCGACCATCGTCCGCTGGATGGAGGAGCTGGCGAAGAAGAACGAGATTCCCTACCAGTGGGACATCCTGACCGGCGGAGGAACGGACGCTGGAGTCATTCACCTCAACAAGGAGGGCGTCCCGAGCGGCGGCATAAGTATCCCGGCGCGCTACATCCACTCCAACACGGAAGTTGTTGACGAGCGCGATGTCGACGCTGCGGTCAAGCTGACCGTCAAGGTTCTTGAGGAGATTCCGAACCTGAAGCTCTGA
- a CDS encoding DNA-directed RNA polymerase subunit P gives MVKAIYRCAKCGREVELDLETAREVRCPYCGSKILYKPRPKVARRVKAI, from the coding sequence ATGGTGAAGGCTATTTACCGCTGTGCGAAGTGTGGAAGGGAGGTAGAGCTCGACCTCGAAACCGCGAGGGAAGTCCGCTGCCCCTACTGTGGCAGCAAGATACTCTACAAGCCGAGGCCAAAGGTGGCCAGGCGCGTTAAGGCCATCTGA
- a CDS encoding 50S ribosomal protein L37ae, which yields MGRTTKVGSAGRFGPRYGLKIRRRVAAVEAKMKQKHVCPVCGSKAVRRISTGIWQCQKCGATFAGGAYLPTTPAGKVAKRIVASKA from the coding sequence ATGGGAAGGACTACTAAGGTTGGTTCCGCTGGAAGGTTCGGTCCCAGGTACGGTCTCAAGATAAGGAGAAGGGTCGCGGCCGTTGAGGCCAAAATGAAGCAGAAGCACGTTTGCCCAGTCTGCGGCAGCAAGGCTGTTAGGAGAATAAGCACCGGCATATGGCAGTGCCAGAAGTGCGGTGCAACCTTCGCCGGAGGCGCCTACCTGCCAACCACCCCGGCCGGAAAGGTCGCGAAGCGCATAGTCGCTTCGAAGGCCTGA
- the sfsA gene encoding DNA/RNA nuclease SfsA yields MTEPVLLTLNIVPCTFIERLNRFVALVEVNGETRKALITNTGRLEEFMVKGRRAFCTSKGGGKTDFVLVAFEEPGGKGAIIDTRTQARAFERAVGLGLVPWLKDCSIKRKEITVGKSRLDYLFECPSGEIYAEMKSAVLRSGERGEYAMYPDCPSVRGQKHIRELIGLSKAGEGAMIFFIGAMPGVEKFKPYAKGDPEIAKLLKEAKKVGVEIHALSIALLPSGEITLESPELEIEV; encoded by the coding sequence ATGACGGAACCAGTGCTGCTAACCCTTAACATCGTTCCGTGCACCTTCATCGAAAGACTCAACCGCTTCGTCGCCCTTGTCGAGGTAAACGGCGAAACCAGGAAAGCCCTAATCACCAACACCGGCCGGCTGGAGGAGTTCATGGTTAAGGGCAGAAGAGCCTTCTGCACGTCTAAGGGCGGCGGAAAGACGGACTTCGTTTTGGTGGCCTTTGAGGAGCCCGGTGGAAAGGGAGCAATAATAGACACGAGAACGCAGGCAAGGGCCTTTGAAAGGGCCGTTGGGCTCGGTTTGGTTCCCTGGCTAAAGGATTGTTCCATAAAGAGGAAGGAAATAACCGTTGGAAAATCCCGTCTGGATTATCTCTTCGAGTGTCCCAGCGGTGAAATCTACGCCGAGATGAAGAGCGCCGTCCTTAGGAGTGGCGAGAGGGGAGAGTACGCGATGTACCCCGACTGCCCATCGGTGAGGGGGCAGAAGCACATAAGAGAGCTCATAGGCCTTTCAAAGGCTGGAGAGGGGGCGATGATATTCTTCATCGGTGCGATGCCCGGCGTTGAGAAGTTCAAACCCTACGCGAAGGGGGATCCAGAGATAGCGAAGCTCCTAAAAGAGGCCAAGAAAGTGGGGGTTGAAATCCATGCACTGAGCATTGCGCTGTTGCCCAGCGGAGAGATAACCCTGGAGAGTCCAGAATTGGAAATTGAGGTGTAG